In a single window of the Coprothermobacter proteolyticus DSM 5265 genome:
- a CDS encoding phosphoenolpyruvate hydrolase family protein, with the protein MAIDRKTALERLQSQVKSGRPIIGAGAGTGISAKFTLAGGVDLIIIYNSGRYRMAGRGSLAGLLAYGDANQIVLEMANEVLPIAENSAVLAGVNGTDPFKIMKNFLKQIKDIGFTGVQNFPTVGLIDGQFRQNLEETDMGYYKEVEMIAMAHDMDLLTCPYVFNENDAIEMTKAGADVIVAHMGLTTKGAIGARTALTLDDCAQRIQAIHDAAKSVNPNVMVICHGGPIAEPEDAQYIFDHTKGIVGFFGASSMERIPVEVAIKANAERFKSLKMH; encoded by the coding sequence ATGGCAATTGACAGGAAGACTGCATTAGAAAGATTGCAGTCACAAGTTAAGAGTGGGCGCCCCATCATCGGTGCGGGTGCAGGTACAGGTATTTCTGCTAAGTTTACTTTGGCAGGTGGTGTTGATTTAATTATCATTTACAACTCAGGTCGTTACAGAATGGCTGGCAGAGGCTCTTTGGCAGGTCTATTAGCTTACGGTGATGCGAACCAGATCGTTCTGGAGATGGCAAATGAAGTGCTACCCATTGCAGAAAATTCAGCGGTTTTGGCTGGTGTTAACGGGACAGATCCATTCAAAATAATGAAGAATTTCCTCAAACAAATAAAAGATATCGGATTTACCGGTGTTCAAAACTTTCCAACAGTGGGTCTAATTGATGGTCAATTCCGTCAGAATTTGGAAGAAACAGATATGGGTTACTACAAAGAGGTAGAGATGATCGCCATGGCACACGATATGGATCTTCTCACTTGTCCTTATGTCTTCAATGAAAACGATGCCATAGAAATGACCAAAGCAGGTGCAGACGTTATTGTAGCTCATATGGGCTTGACAACCAAAGGTGCTATTGGAGCAAGAACAGCATTAACACTGGATGACTGTGCACAGCGTATTCAAGCCATACATGATGCGGCAAAGAGCGTGAACCCCAATGTCATGGTTATTTGCCACGGTGGCCCTATTGCCGAGCCTGAGGATGCACAGTACATTTTCGACCACACAAAAGGTATCGTTGGATTCTTCGGCGCTTCAAGCATGGAGAGAATTCCTGTGGAAGTAGCAATCAAGGCTAACGCTGAGAGGTTTAAGAGCTTGAAGATGCACTAA
- a CDS encoding Tm-1-like ATP-binding domain-containing protein: protein MSKTIVLLGTLDTKGKEFEYVKRIIESRGHNTLLIDAGIIGEPKTTPDISRDEVAKKAGYTIEELAKTDRGVAIEAMAKGATVLVEELYQEGKIDGILSLGGSGGTSLATPAMRALPVGVPKLMVSTMASGDTRPYVDIKDVTMMYSVVDISGINRLSSRILANAAGAICGMVEAEVPKDFESTKEEKPLVAATMFGLTTPCVEKVRSVLEENGCEVLVFHATGTGGRAMESLIESGFIDAVADITTTEWADELVGGVLSAGPTRLDAAAKKGIPQVVSVGALDMVNFGPMDTVPEKFRSRKLHVHNPSVTLMRTTVEENRKLGEIIAQKLNQAKGPIVVFLPLKGVSGIDKEGMPFYDPEADTALFETLKKNLRTDIEVRELDYHINDPEFAEAMANALLQLIRNRFSK, encoded by the coding sequence ATGAGTAAGACAATTGTTTTACTGGGGACACTTGACACTAAAGGCAAGGAATTCGAGTATGTTAAGAGAATTATAGAAAGCCGTGGACATAATACGCTTTTAATTGATGCAGGCATTATTGGTGAACCAAAAACTACGCCAGATATTTCCAGAGATGAGGTAGCAAAGAAAGCAGGTTACACCATTGAGGAGCTTGCTAAAACTGACAGAGGTGTCGCTATTGAAGCAATGGCCAAAGGTGCAACTGTTTTAGTCGAAGAGCTTTACCAGGAAGGTAAAATCGATGGAATCTTAAGTTTGGGTGGTTCAGGCGGGACTTCTCTGGCTACACCAGCTATGCGTGCGCTACCTGTTGGAGTTCCAAAATTAATGGTTTCTACTATGGCTTCTGGTGATACCAGGCCTTACGTGGACATTAAGGATGTCACCATGATGTACTCGGTCGTCGATATTTCAGGCATAAACAGGCTTTCATCACGCATACTTGCTAATGCCGCAGGTGCCATATGTGGAATGGTGGAGGCAGAAGTACCTAAGGATTTTGAATCCACCAAAGAAGAGAAACCTCTCGTAGCAGCAACCATGTTTGGACTTACTACTCCTTGTGTAGAAAAAGTTCGCTCCGTTCTGGAAGAAAATGGCTGTGAAGTACTTGTATTCCACGCCACAGGAACTGGTGGAAGGGCAATGGAAAGTTTGATAGAGAGTGGTTTTATAGATGCAGTGGCTGACATAACTACCACAGAATGGGCTGATGAATTGGTTGGAGGGGTATTATCAGCTGGGCCTACCAGGCTGGATGCTGCAGCTAAAAAAGGGATACCACAAGTTGTTTCTGTAGGCGCCTTGGACATGGTCAATTTTGGTCCCATGGACACCGTTCCAGAGAAATTTAGGTCAAGAAAACTGCATGTGCACAATCCTTCAGTCACACTGATGAGGACAACAGTAGAAGAAAACCGCAAACTTGGGGAAATAATCGCGCAAAAGCTGAATCAGGCCAAAGGGCCTATTGTGGTATTCCTGCCGCTTAAAGGTGTGTCTGGCATAGATAAAGAAGGCATGCCTTTCTATGACCCTGAAGCTGATACGGCTTTGTTTGAGACGCTAAAGAAAAACTTAAGAACTGATATTGAAGTTAGAGAACTGGATTACCACATTAACGATCCGGAATTTGCTGAAGCCATGGCAAATGCCTTGCTCCAGTTGATTCGAAATAGGTTTAGTAAGTAA
- a CDS encoding ClC family H(+)/Cl(-) exchange transporter → MESERSSASVLLSGLSKLKWNLLVKGLLVGAVSGILAVLYRIAIEYGTKTSLGIYAYLRAHPTYIALWIFVVLAGGLFVAWLVALEPMASGSGIPQVEGVVLFGLKMKWHMILVVRFLGGILCSFFGLSLGREGPSVQIGAAGGQAVSRLLAEHDAEENYLITSGAAAGLSAAFSAPLSGVMFALEEIHRSFSPLILVSAFAASIVADFISKYFFGLRPVLHFYPIPQLPVSYYWYLLPVGIIAGLVGALMNATLLSFQQFYKGIPRRIRPCVAMLIALPCGLFLPLALGGGSDLIALAEGAKSGVVVLIIYLVVKLLFTSVSFGSGVPGGIFMPILTVGALSGSILSLTATRFGFPIEYVPVFAICAMAGTLASSVKAPITAILLTAEMSGSLVHTLPVAACAFIGLLVSDILKIDPIYETLLQRFIDRNGTTMTANRRGGIVEVPVEFGCEVVGKAIRDVQWPQGILIVAIRRGAKELVPQGSTVIVPGDYLIALCPQGREHEAKEAMRKLCLVQKEN, encoded by the coding sequence TTGGAAAGCGAAAGAAGTAGCGCTTCAGTATTACTAAGTGGTCTGAGTAAACTCAAATGGAATTTGCTTGTCAAAGGTCTTCTTGTGGGCGCGGTTTCGGGTATTTTGGCTGTTCTTTACCGCATTGCCATAGAATACGGTACGAAAACGTCGTTAGGTATTTACGCTTATTTGAGAGCGCACCCCACTTATATCGCATTATGGATTTTCGTCGTGCTAGCAGGCGGCTTGTTCGTAGCGTGGTTAGTAGCACTTGAACCCATGGCATCAGGAAGTGGTATTCCACAAGTTGAAGGTGTCGTTCTATTCGGCCTAAAGATGAAATGGCATATGATTTTGGTAGTACGTTTTCTCGGTGGCATCTTGTGTAGTTTTTTTGGCTTGTCGTTGGGACGTGAAGGGCCATCTGTTCAGATAGGTGCTGCGGGAGGGCAAGCTGTGTCGCGTTTGCTTGCTGAGCATGACGCAGAGGAAAATTACTTAATTACCAGTGGTGCAGCTGCAGGTTTGTCAGCAGCATTTAGCGCGCCACTGTCGGGTGTAATGTTCGCTCTCGAAGAAATTCACAGAAGCTTTTCACCGTTAATACTTGTTTCAGCTTTCGCCGCATCAATTGTTGCCGATTTCATATCCAAGTACTTCTTTGGTTTAAGACCTGTCTTGCACTTTTATCCCATACCCCAGCTGCCCGTATCTTATTATTGGTATTTGCTACCCGTAGGAATTATCGCTGGGTTGGTAGGTGCCCTTATGAATGCGACATTACTGAGTTTTCAGCAGTTCTACAAAGGAATTCCTCGACGTATAAGACCATGCGTCGCTATGTTGATTGCGCTACCCTGCGGCCTTTTTCTGCCACTTGCTTTAGGTGGAGGAAGCGACTTAATTGCTTTGGCAGAAGGAGCAAAAAGCGGAGTTGTAGTGCTAATAATTTACTTGGTAGTAAAATTGCTTTTCACAAGTGTGAGCTTCGGCAGCGGAGTACCAGGCGGTATCTTCATGCCCATACTAACAGTGGGAGCCCTTTCTGGAAGTATCTTGTCGCTTACTGCCACCAGGTTTGGCTTCCCCATAGAGTATGTGCCTGTGTTTGCCATATGTGCCATGGCTGGTACCCTTGCTTCATCCGTTAAAGCCCCCATCACTGCAATCCTTCTCACCGCCGAAATGAGCGGGTCATTGGTCCATACGCTGCCCGTTGCTGCATGTGCTTTCATAGGCTTACTGGTGTCAGATATTCTAAAAATTGACCCCATATATGAGACATTGCTACAACGTTTCATCGACAGAAACGGCACTACTATGACTGCCAATCGCAGAGGCGGAATAGTGGAAGTGCCCGTAGAATTTGGGTGTGAAGTCGTAGGCAAAGCCATTAGGGATGTTCAATGGCCACAGGGCATTCTAATCGTAGCAATACGTAGAGGGGCAAAAGAATTAGTACCTCAGGGTAGTACCGTCATTGTTCCTGGTGATTATCTTATTGCTTTGTGTCCACAAGGTCGCGAACATGAAGCCAAAGAAGCAATGAGAAAACTCTGCTTAGTACAAAAGGAAAATTAA
- a CDS encoding 4Fe-4S dicluster domain-containing protein, with product MPKILKVKNMNKCIGCFECMIGCASLNFHSHTLTKSAIRVKTKGGLQSQFAAVICVGCSDPACAEACPTQALTPRPGGGVLFDAKKCIGCEKCVPACIVGAIAMDKQAKKPIICKQCGACVQLCPHECLAMEEA from the coding sequence GTGCCCAAAATACTGAAAGTGAAAAACATGAACAAATGCATCGGATGCTTTGAATGCATGATAGGTTGCGCATCATTGAACTTCCATAGTCACACGTTAACAAAGAGTGCCATCAGGGTCAAAACAAAGGGTGGACTTCAGAGCCAGTTCGCAGCTGTCATCTGTGTGGGATGCTCAGATCCCGCCTGTGCAGAAGCGTGCCCCACACAGGCACTAACGCCCCGACCAGGAGGTGGCGTCTTATTTGATGCGAAGAAATGTATTGGCTGCGAGAAATGCGTGCCAGCGTGCATTGTGGGAGCCATTGCCATGGACAAGCAAGCTAAAAAACCCATCATTTGCAAACAATGTGGAGCATGTGTGCAGCTTTGTCCACATGAATGCTTAGCCATGGAGGAGGCGTAA
- a CDS encoding aldehyde ferredoxin oxidoreductase N-terminal domain-containing protein yields the protein MLGADYIRVLYVDLTKEKVSVEERKDLFHLLGGTGVAAKLLEENMHPELPALHEDQPIVFAIGPLSTIFPVATKTVATFISPLTGEYGESHAGGRSAMAIRNAGYDAIVITGKARRPTYLSISDHSVDFKDARGLWGLGVDEVGRIIREREGIPGKRSIMRIGVSGENLVSFAGVNVDTYRHFGRLGLGAVFGSKQLKAIAITGETDIPVSNFKDYYTTFRWLYKKVVETDLMAKYHEIGTPINIKVLNAINSLPTKNLQQSTFEYADAISGETFAEQTLVRKVSCVGCPIGCIHVGQFRRLFDKGYEYESLAVSYDHELIYALGSLLGTTSASEVLELIDEVEETGLDAMSTGVVLAWATEALQKGLISMDQTIAPLEFGNTDSYKKAIHYLAEKTNDFYSTLGMGLAKATEVYGGKDFALVYGGNEMAGYHTGYAFTLGQTVGARHSHLCNAGYQYDQSAKELNDEEIVDYLIKEEKERCMLTSLVICLFARKVYDRETVLRALNSIGIPFTNDDLTKTAEETFFTRLRIKQKLGYSLENERFPKRAFETPTRWGKMDEERMNKLLKMYVQRLQSEYENYSSNK from the coding sequence ATGCTCGGAGCTGATTACATAAGAGTCTTGTATGTGGACTTAACCAAAGAAAAAGTCTCTGTTGAAGAACGAAAAGATCTATTTCATCTGTTAGGTGGAACCGGAGTAGCAGCAAAGCTACTTGAGGAAAACATGCATCCAGAACTGCCAGCGCTTCATGAGGACCAACCTATCGTGTTTGCCATAGGACCTCTGTCGACGATTTTCCCCGTCGCCACAAAGACTGTTGCCACATTCATTTCTCCGCTAACAGGCGAATACGGTGAAAGCCATGCTGGTGGTCGCTCCGCTATGGCTATCAGGAATGCTGGCTACGATGCCATAGTAATAACTGGTAAAGCAAGAAGACCAACTTACCTGAGCATTTCTGATCATTCTGTTGACTTCAAAGATGCCCGTGGCTTGTGGGGCTTGGGTGTTGATGAAGTAGGAAGGATTATTAGAGAGCGTGAAGGTATACCAGGCAAACGCAGCATCATGCGTATTGGTGTGTCGGGAGAAAACTTAGTTAGTTTCGCTGGGGTAAACGTGGACACTTACAGACACTTTGGAAGGCTAGGCCTGGGAGCCGTATTTGGAAGCAAACAGTTGAAAGCCATTGCCATCACAGGCGAAACAGACATTCCCGTAAGTAACTTCAAAGACTACTACACCACCTTTCGTTGGCTCTATAAAAAGGTAGTAGAAACTGATCTCATGGCGAAGTATCACGAGATTGGAACTCCCATAAACATTAAGGTGCTTAACGCAATTAACTCTCTACCTACTAAAAACCTACAGCAGTCCACATTTGAGTACGCTGATGCCATCTCTGGCGAAACTTTCGCAGAGCAAACACTGGTGAGAAAAGTATCCTGTGTGGGTTGTCCTATTGGCTGCATTCACGTAGGTCAGTTCAGAAGGCTATTTGATAAAGGCTATGAGTATGAATCATTGGCGGTATCCTACGACCACGAACTCATATATGCACTAGGCAGTTTGCTGGGAACAACCTCAGCTAGTGAAGTTTTGGAGCTTATCGATGAGGTAGAAGAAACCGGTTTGGATGCTATGAGCACTGGTGTTGTCTTAGCTTGGGCAACTGAAGCCTTACAAAAAGGGCTGATCAGCATGGACCAGACCATAGCGCCCTTGGAATTTGGAAATACGGACAGTTACAAGAAAGCTATACACTACCTCGCCGAAAAAACTAACGATTTTTACAGCACTCTGGGAATGGGCTTAGCTAAAGCCACAGAAGTTTATGGAGGCAAAGATTTTGCATTGGTTTATGGTGGCAACGAAATGGCTGGATATCACACAGGCTACGCCTTTACACTTGGACAAACAGTGGGAGCAAGACACTCACACTTGTGCAACGCAGGTTACCAGTACGACCAAAGCGCTAAAGAGTTAAACGATGAAGAAATTGTAGATTATTTGATAAAGGAAGAGAAAGAAAGATGCATGCTCACATCTTTGGTGATCTGCTTGTTTGCTCGGAAGGTATACGACAGAGAAACAGTGCTAAGAGCCCTAAACTCCATCGGCATACCATTCACTAATGACGATCTAACCAAGACCGCCGAAGAAACGTTCTTTACCAGATTACGCATAAAACAAAAACTGGGTTACTCACTGGAGAACGAAAGATTTCCTAAAAGGGCCTTTGAAACACCTACGCGTTGGGGGAAAATGGACGAAGAGCGCATGAACAAACTGCTTAAGATGTATGTACAAAGGCTTCAATCAGAATATGAGAATTACAGTTCAAATAAATGA
- the thiS gene encoding sulfur carrier protein ThiS, producing the protein MRITVQINDYFNRYGVRSGEIELPAGATVADLLKSLGIPLSEIGFVVRNSTVLKETEQLRDGDVVLILPFVLGG; encoded by the coding sequence ATGAGAATTACAGTTCAAATAAATGATTACTTTAATCGCTACGGTGTCCGCTCTGGAGAAATAGAACTTCCAGCTGGCGCCACCGTAGCTGATCTCTTAAAAAGTTTAGGCATACCGCTCTCGGAAATAGGCTTTGTAGTGCGTAATAGTACCGTACTAAAAGAAACAGAACAGCTACGAGATGGCGACGTAGTACTAATACTTCCTTTTGTGTTAGGCGGCTAA
- a CDS encoding D-serine ammonia-lyase — MNADEFLLNKIKTYQPVFWRNPNKEETTKALKHIPLGLMDIEDAEKRLQRFAPAIKELFPETNDGIIESSHTELKHAEELKGITLESFSGPVYAKLDNYLPISGSVKARGGIYEVLWFAEQVALQEGVITLDSDYRALLTPEARNVFSGYSLVVGSTGNLGLSIGIMGRAFGFNVEVHMSKEAAAWKKEKLRSLGARVVEHEGDYSSAVAQARQIASSNPKAHFVDDEESVILFLGYAVAGLRLAPQIRPLLDETGKNLKVYIPCGVGGAPGGIAFGLKATLGDRVEVYFAEPTHSPCMLLALATGKLSDISVSDVGLDGITVADGLAVGRASKLTTSWMMHLIDGVFTVPDEFMLDMVRWLWDKEGIKTEPSANAGLYGIVGDGVHMVWLTGGSMVPEEVFENYLSKSQKL; from the coding sequence ATGAATGCTGATGAGTTCTTGTTAAACAAGATAAAAACGTACCAGCCAGTTTTCTGGCGTAACCCGAACAAAGAAGAAACAACAAAAGCTTTGAAGCATATCCCTTTGGGCTTGATGGACATTGAAGATGCAGAGAAACGTTTGCAGCGTTTTGCACCAGCCATAAAGGAGCTTTTTCCAGAAACAAATGATGGCATCATAGAAAGTTCGCATACAGAACTGAAGCACGCAGAGGAGTTAAAGGGTATAACGCTGGAGAGCTTTTCAGGCCCCGTTTACGCAAAGTTGGATAACTACCTTCCCATATCAGGCTCTGTGAAAGCCCGCGGTGGCATATACGAGGTACTGTGGTTTGCTGAGCAGGTGGCTCTACAGGAGGGCGTTATAACCCTAGATAGCGACTACCGTGCTTTGCTTACTCCAGAGGCGCGTAACGTTTTCAGCGGCTACTCACTAGTTGTGGGTTCCACAGGAAATCTGGGGCTCAGCATTGGAATCATGGGGCGTGCCTTTGGTTTCAATGTGGAAGTGCATATGTCCAAGGAAGCTGCCGCTTGGAAAAAGGAAAAACTTCGCAGTCTAGGAGCACGCGTTGTGGAACACGAAGGCGATTATTCTTCAGCAGTAGCTCAGGCACGCCAAATAGCCAGCAGTAATCCAAAAGCGCACTTTGTGGATGATGAGGAGTCTGTCATATTGTTCCTGGGTTATGCCGTGGCTGGTTTAAGACTGGCGCCACAGATTCGACCACTTCTAGATGAAACAGGCAAAAACCTAAAGGTGTACATTCCTTGTGGAGTGGGCGGTGCTCCTGGCGGCATAGCCTTCGGTTTGAAGGCAACTTTGGGCGACAGAGTAGAAGTCTATTTTGCTGAGCCCACGCACAGCCCCTGCATGCTACTTGCTTTGGCTACTGGCAAGCTAAGTGACATCAGCGTGAGCGACGTTGGCCTGGATGGAATAACCGTGGCTGACGGTTTGGCCGTGGGTCGAGCATCAAAGCTGACTACTTCTTGGATGATGCATCTCATCGATGGAGTGTTCACGGTCCCTGATGAGTTCATGCTTGACATGGTACGCTGGCTCTGGGACAAGGAAGGCATAAAAACTGAACCTTCGGCCAATGCTGGGTTGTATGGCATCGTAGGTGATGGTGTTCACATGGTCTGGCTCACAGGCGGTAGCATGGTACCCGAAGAAGTATTTGAGAACTATTTGTCAAAAAGCCAAAAATTGTGA